One stretch of Prunus persica cultivar Lovell chromosome G1, Prunus_persica_NCBIv2, whole genome shotgun sequence DNA includes these proteins:
- the LOC18793051 gene encoding uncharacterized protein LOC18793051 gives MKRKDLDDDIDDAFYFPSSKSRRLDADLFATVNEDPRSAAQVFEERPSEGTILMQTDDLPKDPLPSGDEKAIVLYNPANMPPLLKSPDSRDFSLIVNSDLIPGLRDHIYSWGNSKSLKPAEDRVAEEENKEVSNGCLAVVPWVASKFPLASREQAASQSEEPMEAEEVEMMDTDNNGYNAGEAPGFGRMMEGSGGLQHWQQKQLHWLEPKLVQNNYTPVT, from the exons ATGAAGCGCAAAGACCTTGATGATGACATAGACGACGCCTTCTACTTTCCTTCCTCTAAATCCAGGAGACTG GATGCTGACTTATTTGCAACTGTAAATGAAGACCCAAGAAGTGCCGCTCAGGTGTTTGAAGAAAGGCCATCTGAAGGCACCATTTTGATGCAAACAGATGATTTGCCGAAGGACCCATTGCCTTCAGGTGATGAGAAAGCAATTGTGCTCTATAACCCCGCGAACATGCCGCCGCTTCTCAAATCCCCCGACTCGCGGGATTTCTCTCTGATTGTGAATTCAGATTTGATTCCGGGTTTAAGGG ATCATATCTATTCATGGGGAAATTCAAAGTCGCTGAAACCGGCAGAGGATCGTGTGGCTGaagaggaaaacaaagaagtttcaaatggctgtttgGCAGTTGTTCCCTGGGTTGCATCTAAGTTCCCTCTAGCATCAAGAGAACAGGCAGCGAGTCAGTCAGAGGAGCCCATGGAAGCTGAGGAAGTTGAAATGATGGACACAGATAACAACGGTTACAATGCCGGGGAAGCTCCCGGGTTTGGCAGAATGATGGAAGGATCGGGTGGGTTACAACACTGGCAGCAAAAGCAGCTACATTGGTTGGAGCCAAAGCTCGTCCAAAATAATTATACTCCTGTCACGTAA